In the Chlorobium limicola DSM 245 genome, one interval contains:
- a CDS encoding MTH1187 family thiamine-binding protein: MALMDITVIPLDGRSSGFSSFIASLQDLLAGSSCSYRLHDMGTTIEGPSSELFSLAGSLHEHAFGMGVQRVYTVLKIDDRRDRDVHLGDKPASVQAKIGRA; encoded by the coding sequence ATGGCACTCATGGACATTACCGTTATTCCTCTCGACGGCCGGAGTTCGGGTTTCAGCTCCTTTATAGCCTCTCTGCAGGATCTTCTTGCAGGAAGCAGCTGCAGCTACCGGCTTCACGATATGGGTACGACAATCGAAGGGCCGTCGTCCGAGTTGTTTTCGCTTGCCGGGAGTCTGCACGAGCATGCCTTCGGTATGGGAGTTCAGAGAGTATATACGGTACTGAAAATCGACGACCGCCGCGATCGCGACGTGCATCTTGGCGATAAACCCGCTTCGGTTCAGGCGAAAATAGGGAGAGCCTGA